A window of Selenomonas ruminantium subsp. lactilytica TAM6421 contains these coding sequences:
- a CDS encoding tartrate dehydrogenase, which produces MKNFKIAVIAGDGIGPDVIAEGKKVLSGIAGLDGSFNVEFTDFPWGCEYYLREGRMMPEDGLSILKDFDAIYLGAVGYPGVPDDISLQGLLLKIRKGFDEYINLRPVKLLKGAPCPLKDVKEEDIDMIVVRENSEGEYANVGSRLYPGTEQEIALQTGVFSRKGCERVIRYAYELAQKEGKSLTNISKANALGYSMVFWNEIFAEVGKDYPDVPTSSLMVDAASMFFVKNPQRFQVVVTSNLFGDILTDLGAAIAGGMGLAAGANLNPEKKFPSMFEPIHGSAPDIAGKGLANPLAAIWSVSQMLDFFGEEAWGKKVIAAIETLLLEKKTLTPDLGGTAKTDEIGAAILEILGRK; this is translated from the coding sequence ATGAAAAATTTCAAGATTGCCGTAATTGCCGGGGATGGCATTGGCCCGGACGTGATTGCTGAAGGAAAGAAAGTCCTGTCCGGCATCGCCGGGCTGGATGGCTCCTTCAATGTAGAGTTCACGGACTTTCCCTGGGGCTGCGAATACTACCTGCGGGAAGGCCGCATGATGCCCGAAGACGGTCTCTCCATCCTCAAGGATTTCGATGCCATCTACTTAGGTGCCGTGGGCTATCCCGGTGTCCCTGACGATATTTCCCTGCAGGGGCTGCTGCTGAAAATCCGCAAGGGCTTCGATGAATACATCAACCTGCGCCCCGTAAAACTGCTCAAGGGCGCCCCCTGTCCCCTGAAGGATGTCAAGGAAGAAGATATCGATATGATTGTGGTGCGGGAAAACAGCGAAGGCGAATATGCCAACGTGGGCAGCCGCCTCTATCCCGGCACCGAACAGGAAATCGCCCTGCAGACCGGCGTCTTCTCCCGCAAGGGCTGCGAGCGGGTTATCCGCTATGCCTATGAGCTGGCACAGAAAGAGGGCAAGAGCCTCACCAATATCAGCAAGGCCAATGCCCTGGGTTACTCCATGGTATTCTGGAATGAAATCTTTGCTGAGGTGGGCAAGGATTATCCCGATGTGCCTACCAGTTCCCTGATGGTGGATGCCGCCAGCATGTTCTTCGTCAAGAATCCCCAGCGATTCCAGGTCGTAGTCACCAGCAATCTCTTCGGCGATATCCTGACGGACCTGGGCGCCGCCATCGCCGGTGGCATGGGGCTGGCCGCCGGAGCCAACCTCAACCCCGAGAAAAAATTCCCCAGCATGTTCGAGCCCATCCACGGCAGTGCCCCGGATATCGCCGGCAAAGGCCTGGCCAATCCCCTGGCCGCCATCTGGAGCGTCAGCCAGATGCTGGACTTCTTCGGTGAGGAAGCATGGGGCAAAAAAGTCATCGCTGCCATCGAAACCCTGCTACTGGAGAAAAAGACCCTGACGCCGGATTTAGGCGGCACGGCCAAGACCGACGAAATCGGCGCGGCCATCCTGGAAATATTGGGCAGAAAATAA
- a CDS encoding PaaI family thioesterase, with protein MELTELQRQIMRFYHHNPFVEYLHMQVEPLADGGVQLVLPIDEMHTNLYGIAHGGVLMTMADTAMGAACLACNKKVVTLSLTTDFMHAVPLTEKVIAHARVLHDGRHTMTCECELQNKEGKVFAKGHANFYVLGKFVE; from the coding sequence ATGGAACTTACGGAATTGCAGCGGCAGATCATGCGCTTCTATCATCATAACCCTTTTGTGGAATATCTGCATATGCAGGTGGAGCCGCTGGCTGACGGCGGTGTGCAGTTGGTGCTGCCCATTGATGAGATGCATACGAACCTTTATGGCATCGCCCATGGCGGCGTGCTCATGACCATGGCGGACACGGCTATGGGGGCAGCGTGCCTGGCCTGCAACAAGAAGGTGGTAACCCTCAGCCTGACCACGGATTTCATGCATGCAGTGCCTTTGACGGAGAAGGTCATTGCCCATGCCAGGGTGCTCCATGACGGGCGGCATACCATGACCTGTGAGTGCGAGCTGCAGAATAAGGAGGGCAAGGTCTTTGCCAAGGGCCATGCCAATTTCTATGTGCTGGGAAAATTCGTGGAATAA
- a CDS encoding NAD(P)/FAD-dependent oxidoreductase, translated as MAKVLIIGSGPAGVSAALYARRGGADVTVISKGLELSGLQKAEKIENYYGLAEPVSGAELYQRGIEGAKKIGVEFVEDELLGLMFNDSFTGFKVTGKAHEFEAAAVIVATGASRQRLDVPGVKEYEGKGVSYCAVCDAFFYRGKTVAVAGAGEYALHEAQALLPHAAQVYLLSNGEETTVEIPTEITVVNKKITAIAGGDRVEKVIFADGAELALAGVFMALGTAGSTAIAKKIGAQLDGHNIRIDAHGATNVPGLFAAGDCTGGLLQIAKAVYQGAEAGLSAVKYLREKKLA; from the coding sequence ATGGCAAAGGTGTTGATTATTGGTTCCGGCCCTGCCGGGGTATCTGCGGCTCTTTATGCGCGGCGCGGGGGCGCGGATGTGACCGTTATCAGCAAGGGGCTGGAGCTGAGTGGTTTGCAGAAGGCGGAGAAGATTGAAAATTACTATGGTCTGGCTGAGCCCGTCTCGGGGGCGGAACTCTATCAGCGGGGCATTGAGGGTGCGAAGAAAATCGGCGTGGAGTTCGTGGAAGATGAACTCTTGGGGCTGATGTTTAATGATTCCTTCACGGGCTTCAAGGTTACAGGCAAGGCGCATGAATTCGAAGCGGCGGCGGTAATCGTGGCCACGGGAGCCTCCCGGCAGAGACTTGATGTGCCGGGGGTAAAGGAGTATGAGGGCAAGGGCGTCAGTTACTGCGCTGTCTGTGATGCCTTCTTCTATCGGGGTAAGACCGTGGCAGTGGCGGGGGCCGGGGAATATGCCCTGCATGAAGCCCAGGCTTTATTGCCCCATGCGGCTCAGGTCTATCTGCTGTCCAATGGCGAGGAAACTACCGTAGAGATACCGACAGAGATCACTGTAGTCAATAAAAAGATCACCGCCATTGCAGGCGGTGATCGGGTGGAAAAAGTCATCTTTGCCGATGGGGCAGAGCTGGCTTTGGCTGGTGTATTTATGGCTTTGGGGACGGCAGGCAGTACCGCCATTGCGAAGAAGATTGGTGCCCAGCTCGATGGTCATAACATCCGAATCGATGCCCATGGCGCCACCAATGTGCCGGGACTCTTTGCCGCAGGTGACTGCACCGGCGGCCTGCTGCAGATCGCCAAGGCCGTCTATCAGGGAGCCGAAGCGGGGCTTTCCGCAGTGAAATATCTAAGGGAGAAAAAATTAGCTTAA